From Carassius gibelio isolate Cgi1373 ecotype wild population from Czech Republic chromosome B23, carGib1.2-hapl.c, whole genome shotgun sequence, the proteins below share one genomic window:
- the LOC128011193 gene encoding uncharacterized protein LOC128011193 — translation MSRLSRLKKLINDPSSTKKTLKMIKWLQKRKLLKTKNKCRICHRDMKMKKRTNSGDQYAWICRQAGAHEGRAKQISVRHKSIFSGSKVSFSRWMQFLYRFSQGLRLRQIDMMDDSIAGSSATLSKMAKKIREVCVTAVERMRRRTGQQIGGRREFVVIDESHFRHKRKYGRGRMAGGWKRKKWVFGMLGVKHQQKKSRKPILRLLEKRSRNHLVPLIAHHVRPGSSIISDEWRAYHILPALGYNHHTVNHSRCYVDPHTGAHTQHIEWAWRSYKEQIWRLRGNRTESLLSDHLAVIEWNEWLAKKHYDGAFGRLIHDISRMYK, via the exons atgagcagaTTAAGCCGGCTAAAGAAGCTTATTAATGATCCCAGCTCTACAAAGAAAACCCTGAAGATGATTAAGTGGCTTCAGAAAAGGAAActgctaaaaacaaaaaataaatgcagaatttgTCATCGGGacatgaaaatgaagaaaaggaCGAACAGTGGAGACCAATATGCTTG gatTTGTCGACAAGCAGGAGCACATGAGGGAAGGGCAAAACAAATTTCTGTCAGGCACAAATCAATATTCAGTGGATCAAAGGTCTCCTTCAGTAGGTGGATGCAATTCCTGTACAG GTTTTCTCAGGGTCTGCGGTTACGGCAGATAGACATGATGGACGACAGCATTGCAGGCAGTTCAGCAACACTTAGTAAAATGGCAAAGAAAATAAGGGAAGTCTGTGTCACAGCAGTTGAAAGGATGAGAAGGCGTACAGGTCAGCAGATTGGTGGAAGAAGAGAGTTTGTTGTGATCGACGAAAGCCATTTTCGGCACAAAAGAAAG TATGGTAGAGGAAGAATGGCTGGTGGGTGGAAAAGAAAGAAGTGGGTCTTTGGAATGTTAGGTGTGAAGCATCAgcaaaaaaaatccagaaaacctATTCTACGTCTTCTGGAAAAAAGATCTCGAAACCATCTAGTCCCTTTGATTGCGCATCATGTGAGGCCTGGGTCATCAATTATCAGTGACGAGTGGCGTGCCTATCACATACTCCCTGCACTAGGGTACAACCATCACACCGTCAACCACAGCAGGTGTTATGTAGATCCCCACACTGGTGCCCATACCCAACATATTGAATGGGCCTGGAGATCTTACAAGGAGCAGATCTGGAGGCTTAGGGGAAATCGGACTGAGAGTTTGCTTTCTGACCACCTTGCAGTGATAGAGTGGAATGAATGGCTggcaaagaaacactatgatggtGCATTTGGCAGACTGATTCATGACATTTCAAGAATGTACAAGTAG